DNA from Solenopsis invicta isolate M01_SB chromosome 4, UNIL_Sinv_3.0, whole genome shotgun sequence:
tttaaaaaaaaacacgaaaataatataatcctttttatcgtttttgtatgttggaaaaaaacaaatattttgtagtattttttaaaaatatttttgtgagtgtgcttttaatatttagatgtttttcttttacagattattattaataactccgctgctgcgcatcagACTGGTGAgtcttgaattattttaatctttaatcgtTAGGATTGCGACGAGGATCGTTTTGCTTGTTTTTGAGAAATGTCGACCAATTTTCTATCGAACAAAGTATGGCATCATGTAATAAAGCCTTGTTGTTTCATACAAGTAATAAAGATTTACGAGTTATTGTAAAAcagaaaatctttaaaatttaaaattctatacCTTGAGAAATGAATGGTATCTTATGGATCACTGTTAAATGGATCCAATTAAGTTCGTATAAAAACGTTTGATTTCTCATAATTAGTATATTCTATTCTATTGCTGCATATCAAattgatacacacacacacacacaaagggATACGTATAATTGATAAGAACACATGGAGCTTTTCTCTTAATGACAATATATTTGTTTTCGGTTTTTGTGAATCTATTAATAGAGCGCATATTAATATTACTGAAGATAACAGGCAATATATTACAacctatttatataattaagcctatactatatatatacaatGGGAGTATAGgatattcaaaaaaatgatcATATCTGTGATAAGAGAATACATTAAATATCTTGGCATCTCTTCATCGCAGATTTTCTATTACAATCTTCTTCGCCTGGCGGAAACCTTACCgtgtttttataacaaattctttGCGTATATATTCCATCCATTCGTTCGTTAAGTACGTGAACAATGTCATATATTTAATAGTGacaataatgatgatgataataataataataaaacgtaatatcaataataatgaaatataataataataataatagtaataataataatttatttttctattatgttGTAATAATACTTAACACTAAATCTCCCCCTAACATTTCCTctaactttttacaaaaagtttcgCTTTTGGTTTTTCCGAGTCGATTAATTTCTACTTATAAATCTAACAAACCGAGTTAACCTCGTTTATAAGGTTTGAAAGGGTTTGGGACTAGACAATGACGTTCCTCATAACCCGATCTTTATAATCCTAGTTGATTACATTTTGATATTCCTTTAGCTCTCCTCACCCTTTCGTTGAGCGTCACTCTTGTACACGAGTTAGCGCGTCGAGCGTTGCACTAACGAATCGCTGACTAGTTTCTAATCATTACGACTACTCGACTGTGCTAATTAAGGCACTGAATCACTAAGAGCAGACGAATGTACATTTTCTTCCGagttttaagaaaaatctaTTCAGATCAAGTATCAGAAAATTAATGTCGCCGACTAATGTCAGACAATACAAATGTTTAAAACGTACGCTCACATTTAAAACAGACGTTCTCAACAAAAATCACTAAtcgttacaaaaattaatttctcctTGAATAATGATACCTGTTGTATACTTGCTTCATATCAATAAAAAcgatttatcaataaaatcgATTTATTCCTTAATCCGTTGAAAGTTTGCGTCGTTATAAAATTGGTCGATGTTATCTCATTTAGTATATCTAATTGATTAATTACTCAACAAGGCCTCGAAAGTAAGACACTTCGTTGTTCGACGATGTGCGATTTTAAGGCCACTGAATTCGATGTTCTCGATTGGTCATACACTTTAACCATTTTCTTTCTATAAATAAGTCACATTTATGCTTCCACCTCGGTAAAATCCATTAACATCTCAACTAGTAATGCGCGTAATATTTCTATAGCTTGTAATAAATATcggtatatttatataagtaaaataatgttCTGATAAGCAACAGAGAGCCGAAACAAGCAGTGCGCACGAATTAATATATCGGTAGACAAGTACTTTGGAAGATATGCCTTGTTATTACAACGTAttctatgtataaatatataagacgGTATCTATAATCGATCCTTGAGGAAAAAGATttgttattcaattattataattatatatgtgtatatatatgtagaatcataatttttataatacatatgtatgaattataattacatatacacataatttatacatgtattataaaaattataattgtacgtATATACGCACGCGTGTCACAGCAACACGCAATGTATATCGGTAGGAAATTCTTATTCACCGAGGAGCTATAAATTCCGTCTCTCGCTTTCCTAAGTTTTATCCTAAAAGTTGATCCATTACAGACAAAcgcgatcttttttttttttcgtcgaaaAACGCATGAAAATATAACTTAACAACTTACAGCGCTAgaaattttgtttaacattaagtGTTTAGGATCTActtaaaatttaactaaaatttaaaacacgTCCTCTCCGGAAACGCGCACCTCTCTCTCTGAATCACGTAACTGGTTCCAACGCCATTACGGAGTTCCCGCATTGATCTTCGTCGGTATTTTTAGCGCATTCATTTAACTTTGTCGAAGACGTATCGTGTGTCAAAGCTATGAGTGTACTCTGAAGAGAAGTTTCTCGAACGACACCGTTAAGATAATTGCATACAGAAGTTCGTTGCGCGAACGATGCGTTCGATTTAGGAACCATCGACGAAAATACACAGGAACAAAGAATTGTAGTACTCGATGAGCTCatgaaattatgtttttaaaggcCGTTAAGAGTGCAGTAACATTTCGATACATCGTTCTATTGTAACATTttgaaatacaaattaaatattagaatagCGTCGTGGCCAAAAGCCAATAATAGATCGTTCGCGCGCATAGCTTTCGAATATGGATCAAAGTACGTTTACCGAAGCCTCTTTGTCGGCTCTCCAGTTCCGAGTCGTTCGCACGTCGAGGATCACTTTTTCGAACGAACGATCGGCCAGCTCGTTATAAATACAATCGTAACTCTAAAAAATCGTTGCGTCTTTTCTAAAATTCCGCGTATATGTTGGTCGAGCGCGCCAGTGTCGGCTCTGTACGggaggagggagaggaagaTTAGATCGGGGAGGCGAAAAGGGAAGAGTACAAAGTTCGTAGGCTTAGCGAGAAGTTGTGGTTCGCCAATTCTCTGACGCGGGTTCTCTGTCGCTTCGTCAAAGCTTCATTCTCTTCGCCTCTTACGGTTCTCGCGCGGGTGATGCCCCCTATACGTTTGCGAGAGCTGATCAGGAACATATAGAAATCTCGAAGAAATAACTAATAACGAGGAAGATGATGAGCTGATCCCCGAAGACGACAATCGGGGATCGAATGTTTCGCGCAGCTGTCGCTCCGTTTCCGTCTCGTAGAAGGCTTAGCTGCAATTATCTCGTGGCGGTCTAAATGTTAAAGCTTTATTGCAATCTAGCCTCCTGAGGTGTTGTCTGATACGGTAAGCCCGGGAAAGCTGCTCCAGCtgccgttgccgccgccgctgccgctgctggCAGTCCTGCGGCACCTGGCAAAGTCGCATACGTGTACGGTGCCACGTAACCCGCCGCGGCTGCATTAGCtgtaaagagaaaattatttctcaTCAACGTTACGCGTCAAATATGACATTTGATTTTGTGTATTCTCGTAATTCTTACATTGAACCTTCCATCGCGTAATGTTCGTATTTTAAGTCAtctaaaattttacacacaagAAATAATCAAATCTATGTTCCATAAGTGAAATATATATCGTTCCTCGATACATAACAGCAGATCACAGAAAAAGCATACGCAAGCGATTGGTGCGCGTTGTAAATCTTATTCTGTGCCTTAGCTTCTTCCTTATAGTGCTATTCGCTTGTAATGCATAAAGCGGATAGTGCTTTCTCTTACTGACCACCATCACTCACCGCGAGAGCACCGCCACCATCACCACAGACAGCGCATACAGACTGACAATATATGCGTCAATTTTATAGTTCGTGAAGCACATGCAGGATCTTATCTTATTTATTACTCATCTATTTTTGAGCATCGAATAGTGAAGAGATTTCGTGCGCGAGCATATAAATGTTAACGTAAGAAATGTAtcatacatttatttgaaaaaaaaagaagtaacacgtaaaataataagaaaagtgAGATACTAATTAGGTAGTTGGAGAATCTTTGAGCAACTGAGCATATTTCTGCAAAACTTGATATTGAGTATTGTAAAACATTCAATGATCGAAATCGCAAGAAAGCGAAATATGTGTATGAACGTAAAAGGCTTAGCAGAATTCCCACGAAGGATCCGTCCGGAAATGCTCAAGGCTTTTGGAAAACGCAAGTGTGTATAGAATAAGCGCTACTCCATTGCATCCGTTTCTTCGCGACGACACAACCATCCCCGGCATCGGAATTATTATTCCCCTAACCATGCATAATTTGGTGCGTAGCAAAAAGCTGCACACATCAGGTTACGCGTTTCCCCAATTCAATTCCCTTCGCATTATCCCCTGTATCCCCCTGTGCCCCTCTCCGCCCCTTCCCACCGAATGAAAACGAAAACCAGATCCTGTGAGAACCCCGCTTGCGAGTAAGCACTACGGACAGCCCCGAGGAAAGTGCGGCGCAACCCTCCCATCTTCCCTCCCTATCTTTAAGATCTTCTACCGTAATCACGCAGCACGGACGGCAGAAATTGCGGTAGGAGAGCTTTCTCCAACCGTTGCTGATGCGCCAACGTCGCACCGGGTCCGttttgctgctgctgctggtgGTGTTGGTGGTGGTGTATCTGATAGTTGCTACCCTTGCTCTGGACACTATTCAAACACGTACCAGCCGCGGCCGCGGTGGTGTACGGATACGCCTCGGCGAAGTTGTACGATGTGCCCGGGTAAGACGCGGCGGCTGCTGCCGCGTTCTGATACTCGTAGAATTGCGATGCCGCGGCGACGGCGGCTGCGTGGCTCAATTGCTGCGTCGTCGGAAGTGGTACCAGACCACCTGGCGCCGCAGCCGCCAGGTAGGGCGACTGGTACACATAACCCGGTGGTACCCTGCAAAATGAAAATGACCGTTAGCTACGGATGCTGACGCAATACGTCGGCCGCAGCGACACTCTGAGATCTAAGGCGGCGGATGTTTGTGAATTAAGTGCGACGCGCACTGACGGcgacatttttcattttatcaagGAAAAAGAAACGGAAAGAAGCGAAACCAAACTTTGGTGAATTTAATCCGTGCGAATGGTTCATACCCATTTTGTACGTcgagtataaaaattattggctGCAAATCTCTTATCGCGGTATTGgtagaaaaaaagaatgaacGCCGTCTAGTTCGCGAAACAATAATTTACAAACAAGTACACCTACCTTGAAGCGATCGAAAGCCATCGGATAATGTTCGATGCTCTCTGAACTTTTGAAGAAGATGCAACGAATAAATCTGATCTCTTTCGTTCACTTCAATTAAATACTTCTCTCGTTTTATGGGACGTAATGAAGTTGGGAGGGAAAGATAACGTATAGCAAATGTTATTCGTGTCATGATTAGATGTGTGTGTAGAAAAATGTTCTTCGTGTAACGTATTGTAACGTATTTCGCGATGTCTATTACGGATCGTCAatcagaaaaaagaaaaaaaaatatttgtaaactcGTCTGCCTCTTGAATGCCTGAATGGTCGTAGATAAAAGGATGACAATCACATTAAATGTCCCGAGAATCGGCATGGCAAAGACGAGTAtccgcgcacgcacgcacgcacgcacgctcgcacgcacgctcgcacgcacgcacgttcCCGCACCGTCGAATTCGTCAGAGCACGAAGAGCACGCGCGCGACGAAAAATACAAACTTTCTTTATTGCGTTTAGCGTTACAAAAAGATTCTCGGCTCGACGGTCTTTCGCTCTCGAGCAGCTCTCTACCAACACCAAAAGCACGCAACACCAAACGGCAGAGTGAGCGAGGGACCGAGTTCTTTTCGACCGATTTTCGGCGCGTATGTAACGTACGAACGATAAAAACCGATAGAAATGCGCGCTTCTGTGTTTCGATATCAATCGATACGCGTGTGTGACATGTGAGCGAGATATGTGTATGAGAGCGTGTACaggatattttatttcatgtgtTCCAAAATAGCATATCTTTGAAAGATTTGACTTAATCGCATCCTTAAAATCAGACTAGCTTTTCCTTCCGTTTTctcaatatatgtaatactTCAAGATATGCGATCTTAGAGCCGCGATGAAATGTTCTGTATATAAATAATCGAAGTCGCTTTCTCTTAGTTATGAATTTCTGCCAAATCGAGTCAAATTTTTTCAgtgcatatttaataaaagaataattaacttaataataagCTTCTTAATTGttcttaaattaaacattttgataattaaaatgttcTATTATACAGAATTAAAATTCTATCGAAGCGAATTTCACTTGAAATTAATTAGAGGaaacagattttatttatacattattaaaataattcataaagattcattaatttttgttaatacagATTCTTctaatttgatcaaatttttttaattccattaaatttttattaaaaaaaaattaacttcgtGTTTATTGGCGAATTCATTATGAACTGAGAGAAACTTGCGTCTTCCAATATAAGTGTACATgtgtgtaaataaattatgcatgTCTAATGCATTCTGACGTACTAGTTGCAATGTTACACAGAAAAGCACTTGTTagagaaaaattacatttatcattcctagaatatttatttttatctttctcatcAAAAcacatattcaaataaaatttaatttattgatatctGACATTTAAAGAGTTCGAGTATATAATGCGACATATTACTTTgacaaataatttcattactaaaaatataaatctgtatattttattttcaaaagaaaaatcatatattcgtaaaaaaaaagaaatcgattaACATCAGGATGCACAGTAgatgtgtatgtgcgtgcgtgcttaCGTTCGATGGATATTTCGttggaaaagaaaaggaagaagacgGGAAAGCGGAAGGAAGCAAGTCGACGTGAAAACGGTAACGTTGCTCTCACTGGTGGTATCAATAATAAGGCGGAAAACGAACGCAACAATCCAAGAAAAAATCTTTCACGTGTTGGCAAAACAACAGCAAACCAACGACAAACGTGTATGTAGGTGACTGCACGAAATATAAATACTTCTCGGCACACGGCACACGATTATCTAACACCAACGTTAGTACCTAAATTCACAGATCTAAGGAAACGTCTCGAGTTTGCTACTCTCCgatttttacaatctttggATATGCTATAGAGTAACTCAAAGTAAGGTgcacatatatttttgtaaatactttACACTCTCTATGCAGATTTAGGGGACGAACTCGATATCGTTATTCATTATcacttaaattattatactgaaagaataaaaaattcaactaaTTTGTAACATTCAATAGCAAtataacagaaatattattttttatattatattgaatttatattgaaaCACTAACGCATTAAAAAGTtgcaaagtttcaaattttgtttaaataggaaaatgagtaaaataatattacaacgaatataattttttacgtgTGCATTTACGCACTATGCTATCCGATAAATTTGCTCGTTACGTTTCGCACGTCATTGCAACGACGAATACAAGCATTGTTGACTGCATGCATCCATGCATGTGTGCATCGCATTTGTTACGCATTATGTaatacttttgtcagtcatatTCGATCTTATAAAACGTGCCGAGTCGTCAAAATTCATCACTGTCAGATTGTTGCATCCCCAAAATCTGCGGCAAGGCgcatttggaaaaaaaaatatataagacgTCACTTAATTTAGATTACTCCGGAGTGTATCCAAACTTTAGAAAAATCGACGCGCGACGTCTCGAAACGTATCCTTGTacgaaaggaagaaaaaagataGTACATCTCACGGCAGTGCCTCTGTCTCCCTTACACTTTTTCTTTTACTCTTTGCCTTTCTTTACTCTCCTCAAATAATAACGCGCGGAAGATCCCGACTGGCGAGCGTTCTTCGATCAGTCGAAATTTGTTCATCGATTCGCAATTGTTTCTTATCGATCGACGTGTGTACTCTGcgaataacataaaatatatgaaacagATAAATTCATTGTTCAAATTCGCGTGTAAAATCGTGCTTTAAAATcagcaatttattatttgaagtcTTTTAGATAGGTTAATGAACAacgtaatcaatattttctattaaatgcTCAAGCACGTAATCTTGAAGTttcaaaagtttaatttaatcaatttaacaaattgactaagcaaaatattaaatgtttaatttacgaaacataaaacaaaaacattattaaaatagtataaaCAGATTTATATGGAAATAATAGTAAGAGAGTTGATCTCCGTAAATGTAGATGGACAAGTCGACGCGAGTTTCGAAATCCTATTTCGTGAAACTtgagattataattttatctcgtAAACCTGATTGCCATCAGGCAGTAAAGCTAGTTTCGGCACGCGATCTCAATAAGAGATCTCTATAGTTACAAACGAATATCGTGCATAGTCAATTATGAATGGAGAGCTAGCAGATATTCGATAACTGTTTAAATGGTAAAAAGCGATTCCGTAGAGTTTCGAGACACCGAAGGAGCCCGGCCTTTTTCCCGGAGACAGCCCTGAACTTTTTAGCGGATCGATAATAGCCACTGTCCAGTCTGCGAAGGAAATCAATATGTCGTCCTGTGGCTCCGAACGGCCACAGAGCTCCTCCGCAACGTCGGATTGGTGCCCGGTGACCATTATCACACAATCGCAAACAATCGAGAACGCTTCGACACGTGTGTCGTACGTCGTACGTCGCTTAATTCGAACGAGCATGTCAAGTCGCGTGCTGTAacggggggagggagggaaagaATCACAATGGCCGTAGAATCGACGACCTTGAATTGGAGCTGTCATCTAGGATGGATGACCACGCGGTCGATGAGCATTACATGACGCGAGAAGggcgaaattataataaaaagctaAAGGTAAAAAAGAAATGAGCCATATGTCGTTGCGTTATGACGCTATAATGTCGCATTGCGGACGAACGACGCTTTTATCAGCACCATTTAAAAAGAGGATCGGAGCgagcaaaaattcactttttttgtTGCGTCGATTTACGTGACGATTCGCAAGATAAACTGCACTTCCGCATCCGCGGAACATTGAAGCGCGTGAGaaagtgtaattattttacaagtattttaatttagatCGACGTCCTTagaaaaattatgtctttatgtCAAGAAACTctaatctttctctctccgccTCTTTACGTttgctataatattaattataacttgcttacgatcaaatatttattcgtaCAAGATTTAAGAAAAAGTCGAACAAGTTGTATgcgaaagaaagaataaaaccGGCGACCTTGGCAAAGTGCATCGGATcgaggaaaagaaaatatatgcaCCGACTGCACTTTTTCTTTATCtcggttttatttttaaaatatgttggcTCTGtctaaaatttctcaaattatcCGCGGTAACGTCGAATCATCTCGTTGTTTAACTGAGACAGGGAGATTCGTTGgggcaaaaaataaaaataacagaagCGTGCCACGATAAATGATAGACACCTTGCGCGGCATTCGATCTATCTGAACAAACAAACGCGCGGAAATTAATAGGAGTACTGCCAATTTTATTGACATCGACGACTGTCAGCCACCTGCTCGACTTTTCAGTGTCTCACGCATACACACGAACACCATATTAAAGATTAATTGATGGACAAGCGTTGAAAAATATCTCATTTATTCTTCCGTTTATTCTAGATTTTTCCACTGACTCATACTGGACTTCTGTTTTTAGATTAGACGAATTCACGAGCAAAGATAGAGTATCTGATTTTTCCAGTTAACGAAAGCTGAAAAAATCtgcttaaagaaaaattaaaaatatctaaaaatatatttactattttctcGAGGTAAAGAAGAAACGAAAGTTTTGCCATCATTTTAGCAGACATTTATCATTTAAGACAGTTTATCATATGATTAGGAACATCTGCAAACgtttgagaaaaatatgaaatcgcGCATTTACTTTCTACGAGAGAAGAAATTATTATCGGTCCACAATTATCAAGTTGCATCGACATTCGATATTTCGCGTGGTCTGAAAACAAAGCCGCGACACAAAGAACAGGCAGCGCGCGAATGGCGTTCCCTCCTTCGTACAGTCTCGCTTTTCCatcgctttttttttacttctacaTTTTCCATCGAATTTATCTGTCGGTCGCATCTCGGCCGAGGTACGTGCATTATGGATGGCTCGCGTGTCCTCAACCCCTCCTCCTTTCCCTCCCATGTTCCATTCTGTTCTCCTCGTTCCACGTGTGTTTCCAGACCGGCGCGTTCGTCCCCGTCCAGGTGGTAATTTCCAATCCCAATTACCCTCGTCGCCGTTTCCCTCGCTCTGAACGACAGGCGCGAAGAAATCTTACCGAACACAGAATCACCGAAAAATTACTACGAAggacgtaataaaataaaagtcaaacAAACGACCGGgcctttctttcttttacaaCAATATTTCATGTCTAATGTAATCTCCATAATGCATAAGAAAGATTACGATGTACGACTAAGCAGTTACTTAGACTCTTAATAACTGTtaacagcaaaaatatttttaaatgtggtATCAAGGGAACGTTTATGAATACGCTGACATGTCGTTCGCGTCTGTGAAAAAATATCCATCACACATTTTCGCGGGAATCGGTACAATTGATAAGCACGTGTGAAGTGTTTTCGATCTTGTCGAAAATTATAAACGACGCGGGAAAAGATACATATGTCTTGCCTTCTAACGGATATCCAAAAATATCTTTCACGCAATCACGGTGTTCTTAATATAAagtatgtttaatttatacaagTGTGTTTAGTCTTTGTAATGACAAGATATGGAATTAAAATCCGAATTAGagtcattattaaaatattatgacatTTATTTCAGGATTTATTACAGTAGTTTGAGTAGACACACGTGGACTTACTTGAGTTCTAAAGGCATATCTGCGCATCTAATCAGATCGCACAGTGAAATCGCGACATTGTACGAGCCAGTAATTGTCCCAACGAATTTCATCGGAACCCATATTCGTGTATATAGGTCTAGTAATAAAAGATAGACTGCTAATTGATCGCAAGAAACGCGCCGATCGATTTCATCACATCAGCGATAAGAAAAACAACGGAGGCGTAGCGGGCACGCTAATTGCATTCACATCACcggtttattttactttatgtaCGATGACACGGATAGTCGCGAACGTTGCAGatcaaattagaaaaaaatactgatttttttcaatatatgcTTAAATTCTGATAATTATTCacgaattattttcattaagttttatttttttttttacaattacgaGACATTATTTGACAAAAGCTTCTGTCAAATAAAAtctcataattttaaatataaaaaaatgttctttaacaCTTAATACAAAcaaaactttttctaaaaaaagctTTGCTCAAAatctaatgtttaaaatatttaatagtaaagAATGTGAATGAGACAAAATCCTACCTAGGTACTATGAAAACACTTTTATTTCGTTAAGAAATCTATGAAAGAcgagaaagaattctttttagaaaaatttaatcattcgATGCGGAGGTGAAATAATGTCCGTGATGCATCATTCTTGTACTTTTCGTCCTTGAAACCTTCGTGTGGAAACAGGGCGGTCGGTTTTAACAGACGCATAATTTACACAATGAAGAAGCGCGATGT
Protein-coding regions in this window:
- the LOC105196353 gene encoding RNA-binding protein 38 isoform X1, with the protein product MLMPGAAGLGVGAVGAVGAVSAPAPDELVQGLGALAGTTPQQKDTTWTKLFVGGLPYHTTDKSLREHFNVYGDIEEAVVITDRQTGKSRGYGFVIMGDRPAAERACKDPNPIIDGRKANVNLAILGAKPRGNLQTSFPFATGIRAGYPAVLPGQYGVPPGYVYQSPYLAAAAPGGLVPLPTTQQLSHAAAVAAASQFYEYQNAAAAAASYPGTSYNFAEAYPYTTAAAAGTCLNSVQSKGSNYQIHHHQHHQQQQQNGPGATLAHQQRLEKALLPQFLPSVLRDYANAAAAGYVAPYTYATLPGAAGLPAAAAAAATAAGAAFPGLPYQTTPQEARLQ
- the LOC105196353 gene encoding uncharacterized protein LOC105196353 isoform X2 — encoded protein: MVSSSWETDRRRRGHAKIPILLSMVVKQMSIWPFSELSPEVTCKRHSRSLQASGLVTQQYFLDNTEYTRRSIRNNCESMNKFRLIEERSPVGIFRALLFEESKERQRVKEKVVPPGYVYQSPYLAAAAPGGLVPLPTTQQLSHAAAVAAASQFYEYQNAAAAAASYPGTSYNFAEAYPYTTAAAAGTCLNSVQSKGSNYQIHHHQHHQQQQQNGPGATLAHQQRLEKALLPQFLPSVLRDYANAAAAGYVAPYTYATLPGAAGLPAAAAAAATAAGAAFPGLPYQTTPQEARLQ